CAGTGGTCGGGATCGACCTCGGCAGGGTCGATGCCAAGACCCTCGGTCGCATCGACATGACGCAGAACCTCTTCGACCTTGGGCCAACCTTCGATCTTCAATAAAATCTCGCCACCGGGGCGTACGAAGGGCAGCGTCTGGTAGGAGTTGCCAGCCGCGATCGCGCGAACAATGTCGATGCGCGAGACAACGGTGCCGTAGTCATTCGCCGCCCAACGGACGAAGCCAAACACGGCGCCGGGACGGAAGAAGACGATGCGGCGGCTGCGGTCGAGGATCTGTTCCCCGGCTGCCTGACCGAACCGGATCCAGAACTCGATCCGCTTCTCCACCCAGGTCAGTTCAACGCGCGTGAGCTCGCCGCGGGAATGGGCGTCTAAAGGTCCGTCTCCGGTCACGCCAAGGATCACAAAGCCGGTCATTGAGGTTCTCCTTCGGGTTCCGGATATTCGCGCCCGAGCAACTCGCGCAGCATGTCAGCGACAGTGACGCCGCGGCTGAAAGCTGCGACCTTGATGCGACCGCGCAGGTCCGGGGTGACGT
The window above is part of the Salipiger abyssi genome. Proteins encoded here:
- a CDS encoding DUF2840 domain-containing protein; translated protein: MTGFVILGVTGDGPLDAHSRGELTRVELTWVEKRIEFWIRFGQAAGEQILDRSRRIVFFRPGAVFGFVRWAANDYGTVVSRIDIVRAIAAGNSYQTLPFVRPGGEILLKIEGWPKVEEVLRHVDATEGLGIDPAEVDPDHWRHVGHWMKAGEAPRPYTAERHAAWLRRREIGK